From Aedes albopictus strain Foshan chromosome 1, AalbF5, whole genome shotgun sequence, one genomic window encodes:
- the LOC109417127 gene encoding prostatic acid phosphatase, translated as MWKVLAITTVLLYTIIVQSKKLVSVEDHTKDKLIFAHVVYRHGNRTPLVAYDTDPWKDQSNWARGWGEITNIGKRTHYYLGQWLRNRYKDLIGETYSGDEIYVQSTEVDRVLMSALSNLAGLYPPSDRDLWLPNIHWQPIPVHQIPKPLDDVIAGTKSCPKFLKLKEEYLQSDVYQGYLKSIEPVLKYANSHSKMELVSAETIYDLYSCLDIEHEHGFELPEWTSKVYPEPLKSICGEMFRYSTNTTAMTRLRAGPIIKEILTRFQQKVDNTLVPSRNLWMYSGHDISVVNLLNGLGLFKPHNPPFAACVMVELRMATRDSPYVSVFYKTSNDEPELLDIPNCGPRCPLERMFELYKDIIPEDWEQECQI; from the exons ATGTGGAAAGTGTTAGCAATTACAACTGTATTACTATATACAATAATCGTACAGTCTAAAAAGCTTGTGTCCGTCGAAGACCATACCAAAGACAAACTTATATTCGCGCACGTG GTCTATCGTCACGGCAACAGAACACCGTTAGTCGCATATGATACTGACCCCTGGAAGGATCAAAGTAACTGGGCACGTGGCTGGGGAGAGATAACCAACATCGGAAAACGAACCCATTACTATTTGGGTCAGTGGTTGAGAAATCGTTACAAGGACCTGATCGGCGAAACCTATTCGGGGGATGAAATATACGTGCAGTCCACTGAAGTCGATCGCGTGCTGATGAGTGCTCTGTCGAACCTCGCAGGTCTGTACCCACCGAGTGACAGAGATCTGTGGCTTCCGAACATCCACTGGCAACCAATCCCGGTGCATCAAATTCCGAAACCGTTAGACGATGTCATTGCCGGAACGAAAAGCTGCCCCAAGTTTCTCAAGTTAAAAGAAGAGTATTTACAGTCTGATGTGTATCAAGGATATCTCAAATCCATCGAACCCGTTCTTAAATATGCAAATTCACATTCCAAAATGGAACTTGTCTCCGCCGAAACTATTTATGATTTGTACAGTTGCCTAGATATAGAACATGAACATGGATTCGAACTACCGGAATGGACCAGTAAGGTTTATCCTGAACCCTTGAAGTCCATATGCGGGGAGATGTTCAGATATAGCACCAACACAACAGCAATGACTCGCCTCAGAGCAGGTCCGATCATCAAAGAAATCCTGACGCGATTCCAACAAAAGGTCGACAATACACTGGTTCccagtaggaatctctggatgtaCAGCGGGCACGACATAAGTGTAGTCAATTTGCTGAACGGATTAGGGCTATTCAAACCACACAACCCACCCTTTGCGGCCTGTGTCATGGTGGAATTAAGGATGGCCACACGCGATTCTCCATATGTTTCGGTTTTCTACAAAACCAGCAACGACGAGCCGGAGCTACTGGATATACCGAACTGTGGTCCACGTTGCCCACTGGAAAGAATGTTCGAACTCTACAAGGACATCATACCGGAAGATTGGGAACAGGAATGCCAAATCTAA